TTACTGTACCCCTCATTTTTTTCTCCCCTTTCTAAACGTATGTTCGATACCAAATTTTAAAGAAAAGCCACAGTTTAAATGAAAAATTAATTATCTCATTCTTTTTATTAAATGTCCTTTTTAGTCTTGCACAGATTTTGACTATACTGTAAGTATGGTTGCCTGCCTGCAGCGGAAAGGAATCTTCTATGAAAAGAGAAAACTTTGAACGCAACCATAAAAATCTTACCTTTGATGAACGATTTTATATCGAAGGATGTCTTCAAGAAGGGCTAAATTTTACTGAAATTGCAGTTTTATTGAAACGTAATAGAAAAACAATAGCTAGGGAAATAAAAAACCGAAGATTCGCTAAGTGCAAAGACCCAAAGCTGAAAAAGAGCAAGTGTGCTTATTTAAAGACATGCAGTATAACAAACTTTTGTAATAATAGCTATTGTAAAAGAGATGTCCCATGTTCTAAATGCAAAATGCGTACTTGTTCACAGTATTGCGATAACTATGTCCCTGGGACTTGTCCTAAGCTTTTAAAGCCACCTTATGTTTGTAACGGATGTGCTTATCCTAGAACCTGTGGTTACGACAAGATGTATTATCGGGCTAGTTATGCAGATGACACCTATCATGATGCCATGTCTGTGTCAAGAAAGGGTATTGATTTATCACCTGAAGAGCTTTATGAGCTGGATAATCTTATATCACCCTTACTTCTTAAAGGACAGTCTATTGCACATGTTTATGCTACACATGCTGATGAAATTAAATGTTCTAAACGTACTCTATACAATTATGTAGATCAAGGTATCCTTAGGGTTCGAAACATTGATTTACCTAGAAAAGTACGTTACAAGCCAAGGAAGAAAAAGCAAAAGACAGTAAAGATTAACCAAGAGTACCGAGTTGGCCGTACTTATGAAGAATTTCTTGCTTTTACAGAAAAAAATCCTGAACTAAATGTAGTAGAGATGGATGTTGTAGAAGGGCAAAAAGGCGGCAAAGCATTGCTTACGCTTTTATTTAGGAACTGTAACCTGATGCTCATATTCCTAATAGATTCGGCATCACAAGAATGTGTAATCAATGTCTTTAATCACCTAAGGGAGGTTGTAGGGACGGAGGGATTTAAAAGATCATTTCCTGTTATTCTAACTGACAATGGTTCAGAATTTAAAGACCCTTGGTCCATAGAGCAGGATACTTATTCAGATACAAGAACTAGAGTATTTTATTGTGATCCCCATAAGGCCTACCAAAAGGCTAGACTGGAAAAAAATCATGAATTCATACGTTACATTCTGCCTAATTGTACATTATCTTTTTAATAGAAAAACGTCTACGTTGACGAATATGAAAATATGCTTTATGTCAGTAAAAGGCCTCATGGGTCAGCAAACCTTCAAAGAATCTGTAGGAAGTAGCTAAAAGCAGAAAATTCTTTGAAAATTTGCTCTTATGGGGTCTTATTGTTGCCAGTCCTTAGGTCCATCTCAAGGGCAAATCTGCCGCCATCGCCACAGACTATAGCATTTAGGGTAGAATCTAGGATAGAGCTGTAGACTGTTCTAGTGGCTGAGTCTAGCTTTCGGGTCTTACTCCAAAGCCTGCCTCTAGTGAAAGTAACGATGAAGATAGAGGCAGTAGGGTCATGTGGGGTCTATCTTTAGGGAAGAAGGAATTTCCCAGAATGGACATTTTTCGAATTGTGATAATTGTATAACCCATTACAATTTTTGGGTGCTAGATTAGTAGAGATCTAATAGGTGAGGTTAATAATTGCTAATTACTCAACATAAAATTTATAGAATCAAGAATTATGGAGGAGATGAAGTGAAGGCCAATTGTTGGTACTATAAAGAAATATGCCTCATTTATCACAATATACAATATTATCAGCAGATGATTATATTAAGCACAGATCCCTATCAAAGGATGTTTTATGAAGGTCTATTAAATAACGAAGTAAGACATCTGAATTATTGGCAAGGGTATGCTCAACAGCCTAATTATCCAAGTAATCAGGAAAGTGAAAGTACGTTATCCAATCAAAGAGAATTCACCCTTGAAGAGTTGACTCAGTATGATGGCTCTGGCGGGAGGCCTGCCTATGTTGCAGTAAATAGAATTGTCTACGATGTAAGCTTAGAAGCAACCTGGGGAGGAGGCACCCATTTTAGCTTGTATGCAGGAAGGGATTTAACTGGAGCTTTTATGGGATGTCATGGCGGTAGACCTGAGTTTTTAAGAAACTTACCACAAGTAGGGGTGTTAAAGTCATAGATTGGAGGGAGTTATTTGGATGGGATACTAAGCAACTGTCCAGTGATTAATTCAAAAACAATTACAGCTAGAAAGATAATGGATTTAGCAATAGAGAAAATCAAAAATGCTAGTATTAATAAAATTAATTTAATCTGGTTAGAAGCAACGGGGTGTGCAGGAAATATAATTTCTTTACTCAATGCAGAAAGCCCAGATGTAATTTATCTATTAGATCAGATGGTGACATTAAAATACAACAATAGTCTAATGGCTGCAGAGGGGGAGGCGGCTTTTCAGCAGTTTTTGGATACCTTAGACACGGAATTTATTCTAGTGGTAGAAGGAGCAGTAGCTACCAAGGATGATGGACGATACACTGTGATCGCCCGGTACAAAGGGGAACTGGTAACGGCCATGGAGGCAGTGAAAATGGCGGGGGAAAAGGCTAAGCACGTGGTGACAGTAGGAACTTGTGCCTCCTATGGAGGACCCTCTGCTGCCCGACCCAATCCTTCTCAAAGTGTCAGCGTGCCACAGGTTTTAAATCAGGAAGTGATCAGAGTACCAGGTTGTCCTAGCCACCCAGACTGGGCTATTGGAACAATTGCTAACCTCATCGCCTTTGGCGTACCAGCGTTAGATGCACAAAGTAGACCTATTATCTTTTATGGCATTACCATCCATGATCGCTGTACCAGGAGGTCTTATTTTGACAATGGCATCTTTGCCACAAAGCTAGGTGACCCAGAATGCATGTTTAAATTAGGGTGTCGAGGGCCTGTCACCAGAACCGATTGTCCTGTGAGGCAGTGGAATGGATATGTAAACTGGCCTATTGAAGACAACGCGCCTTGTATAGGTTGCGCCCAGGAAAGGTTTCCTGACGGGATGGAGCCCTTTGTTAGATATTAAAATAATATTTTGGAGGAAGCTATGGGAAGTAAAATTACTATCAACCCCATTACCCGAATAAGTGGATTTTTAGAAATCCAAGTAGAGGTTGAAAAAAATCAAATTATCAATGCCAGAAGTAGTGGTATGCTCTTTAGAGGCTTTGAAAAAATGCTAAGGGGAAGACCCCCTTTGGATGCCATCTATTTTACAGAAAGAATTTGTGGCATTTGCTCTACTGCCCATTCTATGGGATCTACTTTAGCCTTAGAAGATATATTAGACATCCGCCCCAATGAAAATGACAAGATGATTAGGGACTTTATGCATGGTTGTGAATTTCTTCAAAACCATTTAAGGCATTTCTACCAATACACCTTTCCAGACTTTGTACGGGGTCCAGAGATTCAACCTTTATACAATGCTACTCATAATGATTATAGACTACCAGAAAAATTGAATAGAGAGTTATCTAGGAGCTATTTAGAATCTCTTGAGTATAGTCGTTTAGCCCATGAAATGTTGGCTGTACTGGGAGGCAAAGCCCCCCACACCCATGGCATATTTGTAGGAGGTGTAACAGTAAACCTAGATGCGGCTAAATGGATTAAGGTCAAATCCATATTAGCTTCTATTAAAGAATTTGTGGTAGGACGAATGATCCCCGATGTCTATACCATTGCAGAATATTACCCTGATTATTTTGAAAATGGGGTAGGATATAAAAATCTCATGACCTATGGGATATTTGATACTTATGTAGAAAAAGACCTATTTTATGTAGCATCTCAGGTCTTCATCAATGGAGAGCTACAGGGGTTTAATCCTGAAAAAATAACTGAAAACATATATCGAGCTTGGTATGAGGCAAGGGAAATAGAACAAAGACCCACAGAGCTAACGGTAGAAGAAAATGTGTATAAAGAAAAAGCCTATAGTTGGATTAAAGCCCCACGGTATGAGGGATATCCCATGGAGGTCGGTCCCCTTGCGCGGATGTGGCTAAGTGGTGACTATAGCAATGGCATTTCAACGATGGACCGAACCATTGCTAGAGTGCTAGAGGTAAGAAAAATCATCGGAATCATGGAAGGTCTTTTGAAAGGGATGGAGCTTAAGCCCACCCAACAGGGGAGATATACGTTTTTAGGCGAAGCTAGGGGTAAGGGACTTACCGACACTACTAGAGGAGCGCTAGGTCACTGGGTCGCCACTGAAAATGCAAGTATTCAAAACTATGAGATTATTACTCCTAGTTCGTGGAATCTATCCCCAGAGGATTTGGAAGGGGTTAAAGGAGTAGTAGAAAAAGCATTGATTGGAACAACCATAGAAGATATGAAAAACCCTGTGGAAATAGGAAGAATTGTTAGATCCTTTGATCCCTGCGTTTCCTGTGCCACCCATGTACTAAGTGATGGCTATTCCCCGATACAGATTAGGATTGTATAAGATGGTTGTAAAATGTATTGGGATTGGCAATCGGATCATGGGGGATGATGGCATAGGAATCAGGGTAGCAGAGGAACTTTCATCACGGTTGAAACATATAGGCATAGAAGTAATAGTGGGTGAGGTAGATATTGATTATACCTTAAGCAAAATTGAAGATGGGGACTTTTTATTTATTATTGATGCAATGTATTTAAATGTAAAGCCAGGTATTGTAACCTTCACTCCTATCATCAAATCTATTACACAGCATCTTCAAGCTTATTCACAGCACCAACCAAATTTAATTCACCTTCTAAAGACCTATGGAAAATCAGTTGAAGGATTTATTATTGGGATTGAAGTGGAGGAGATTGATTTCAATTTAGAACTGAGTAACACATTGCAAACTAGACTCCCTCATATATGTGAGGAAGTGTATCAATTTATTTATCAAAACATAAGGAGGGTTTAAATTGCATGATACTTATTTATTAAACAAAATAGCACAATCTCTAAAGGACATATGTCAGGAACATAAACTTAAGAAAATAGAAGCCTTTACGTTGGTGGTGAGTCATCATAGTCATGTTAATGAAGAGAGCTTGGGAGAACACTTAGAGATTCATAGTAAGGAATTAATGGGAGATGATT
The sequence above is drawn from the Clostridium formicaceticum genome and encodes:
- a CDS encoding hydrogenase maturation protease — translated: MVVKCIGIGNRIMGDDGIGIRVAEELSSRLKHIGIEVIVGEVDIDYTLSKIEDGDFLFIIDAMYLNVKPGIVTFTPIIKSITQHLQAYSQHQPNLIHLLKTYGKSVEGFIIGIEVEEIDFNLELSNTLQTRLPHICEEVYQFIYQNIRRV
- a CDS encoding nickel-dependent hydrogenase large subunit → MGSKITINPITRISGFLEIQVEVEKNQIINARSSGMLFRGFEKMLRGRPPLDAIYFTERICGICSTAHSMGSTLALEDILDIRPNENDKMIRDFMHGCEFLQNHLRHFYQYTFPDFVRGPEIQPLYNATHNDYRLPEKLNRELSRSYLESLEYSRLAHEMLAVLGGKAPHTHGIFVGGVTVNLDAAKWIKVKSILASIKEFVVGRMIPDVYTIAEYYPDYFENGVGYKNLMTYGIFDTYVEKDLFYVASQVFINGELQGFNPEKITENIYRAWYEAREIEQRPTELTVEENVYKEKAYSWIKAPRYEGYPMEVGPLARMWLSGDYSNGISTMDRTIARVLEVRKIIGIMEGLLKGMELKPTQQGRYTFLGEARGKGLTDTTRGALGHWVATENASIQNYEIITPSSWNLSPEDLEGVKGVVEKALIGTTIEDMKNPVEIGRIVRSFDPCVSCATHVLSDGYSPIQIRIV
- a CDS encoding cytochrome b5 domain-containing protein; this translates as MLITQHKIYRIKNYGGDEVKANCWYYKEICLIYHNIQYYQQMIILSTDPYQRMFYEGLLNNEVRHLNYWQGYAQQPNYPSNQESESTLSNQREFTLEELTQYDGSGGRPAYVAVNRIVYDVSLEATWGGGTHFSLYAGRDLTGAFMGCHGGRPEFLRNLPQVGVLKS
- a CDS encoding IS30 family transposase is translated as MKRENFERNHKNLTFDERFYIEGCLQEGLNFTEIAVLLKRNRKTIAREIKNRRFAKCKDPKLKKSKCAYLKTCSITNFCNNSYCKRDVPCSKCKMRTCSQYCDNYVPGTCPKLLKPPYVCNGCAYPRTCGYDKMYYRASYADDTYHDAMSVSRKGIDLSPEELYELDNLISPLLLKGQSIAHVYATHADEIKCSKRTLYNYVDQGILRVRNIDLPRKVRYKPRKKKQKTVKINQEYRVGRTYEEFLAFTEKNPELNVVEMDVVEGQKGGKALLTLLFRNCNLMLIFLIDSASQECVINVFNHLREVVGTEGFKRSFPVILTDNGSEFKDPWSIEQDTYSDTRTRVFYCDPHKAYQKARLEKNHEFIRYILPNCTLSF